From Marinoscillum sp. 108, a single genomic window includes:
- a CDS encoding M61 family metallopeptidase produces MLRILFALLILTGFSQIKAQTPVRYSLGLDNIHHHELRITATFSDLTGETLEIRMPNASPGRYAAHNFVKNVYEEMAFDAAGNQLPLKRITPFSWEIPVTEGIVNFAYTLYGNHADGTYMGIDAKKIHMNMPPTFVYAPELQDREIELIIPASNPEWEVATQLIKKNDSTFSAPDYYYFYDSPTLVGEISWRRWDVEGQTIEIAMMHEGTEAELDSYTEWVKKVVKKQQEIYGSLPKFDFGKYTFLVAYNPWVDGDAMEHRNSTVCTGTGSLRANAHQYISTIAHEFFHAWNIERIRPASLEPFDFDVPNLSEALWFGEGFTSYFEKLVLTRAKILEPEQYIKGLVGGLNYVLNSPGRSFRGPIEMSHNAPFTDAGTANDETNYANNFISYYSYGAVLGLGLDLTLRTKYDKTLDEYMRAVWLEFGQTEIPYTMADLQKVLGELTRDPGFAAAFFERQIYDSNLPDFEALFAEFGIKMSLQNPGSAYFGNPKLDDDGYVQSTILRGTAFYEAGIEKGDQILTMNGREISTTSDLNRVINSLEIGKEYTVTYKQFGKEKTGTFTTVQDPRITLSYLSNDKLKKAVIKRRNRWLHLE; encoded by the coding sequence ATGCTCAGAATACTCTTTGCGCTGTTGATACTTACTGGCTTCAGTCAAATAAAAGCTCAAACTCCCGTCCGCTACAGCCTTGGGCTGGACAACATACATCATCATGAACTTCGCATCACCGCAACCTTCTCTGATCTCACAGGAGAAACCCTGGAAATCAGGATGCCAAATGCTTCACCCGGCAGGTATGCCGCACACAACTTTGTGAAAAATGTTTATGAAGAAATGGCTTTTGATGCCGCAGGTAATCAACTGCCCTTAAAACGAATTACTCCCTTTTCCTGGGAAATTCCTGTAACTGAAGGCATCGTGAACTTTGCATACACCCTCTACGGAAACCACGCTGATGGCACCTACATGGGCATAGATGCCAAAAAGATCCACATGAACATGCCTCCTACATTTGTCTATGCTCCGGAACTTCAGGATCGGGAAATAGAGCTCATTATTCCTGCCAGTAACCCCGAATGGGAGGTGGCCACTCAGCTCATCAAAAAAAATGATTCTACTTTCAGCGCGCCTGATTACTACTACTTTTATGATAGCCCTACCCTGGTGGGTGAAATCTCATGGAGGCGTTGGGATGTAGAAGGGCAAACAATAGAGATAGCCATGATGCATGAAGGCACGGAAGCCGAGTTGGACAGTTATACCGAATGGGTAAAAAAGGTGGTAAAGAAACAGCAAGAGATTTATGGCTCCCTACCAAAATTTGATTTTGGCAAATACACCTTTCTGGTAGCCTACAACCCATGGGTAGATGGAGATGCGATGGAACACCGAAACTCTACTGTCTGCACTGGCACGGGTAGTCTCAGGGCCAACGCTCATCAATATATTAGTACCATTGCTCATGAGTTTTTCCATGCATGGAATATCGAACGAATTAGACCTGCCTCATTAGAACCCTTTGATTTCGATGTACCCAATCTATCGGAGGCACTGTGGTTTGGTGAGGGCTTCACCTCCTATTTCGAGAAGTTGGTACTGACCCGGGCCAAAATACTGGAGCCAGAGCAATACATCAAAGGGCTTGTAGGTGGGCTGAATTATGTACTCAACAGCCCGGGGCGTTCCTTTAGAGGACCGATAGAGATGAGTCACAATGCACCGTTTACGGACGCCGGTACAGCCAATGATGAGACCAACTACGCCAACAACTTCATTAGCTACTACAGCTATGGTGCAGTGCTGGGGCTGGGACTTGACCTCACCCTGCGTACGAAGTATGATAAAACGCTGGATGAGTACATGCGGGCAGTATGGCTGGAGTTTGGGCAGACGGAGATTCCATACACTATGGCCGACCTGCAAAAAGTACTGGGCGAGCTGACCAGGGACCCTGGATTTGCGGCAGCTTTCTTCGAGCGTCAAATTTATGACAGCAACCTTCCCGACTTTGAAGCACTATTCGCAGAGTTTGGCATCAAAATGTCCCTCCAAAACCCAGGTTCAGCCTACTTTGGCAATCCTAAACTGGACGATGATGGTTATGTACAAAGCACCATCTTGCGTGGTACCGCTTTCTATGAGGCTGGTATAGAAAAAGGTGATCAGATCCTAACTATGAATGGAAGAGAGATCAGTACAACCAGCGACCTCAACAGAGTCATTAATTCATTGGAAATAGGAAAAGAATATACGGTGACTTATAAGCAGTTTGGTAAGGAAAAAACGGGAACATTCACAACAGTGCAGGATCCGAGAATAACACTCTCCTATCTCTCCAATGACAAACTCAAGAAAGCAGTGATCAAAAGGAGAAACCGCTGGCTGCACCTTGAGTGA
- the msrA gene encoding peptide-methionine (S)-S-oxide reductase MsrA, translating into MKNLFLIFVLSFTMSCNGNSSASQADQQVSDRNYSTLDTATFAGGCFWCIEASFEQIMGVKEAVSGYAGGDPSTAKYELVSSGRTEHTETVQIYFDPEVIDYSTLLDIFFTAHDPTQLNRQGPDVGTQYRSAIFYHNEEQKEHAEKKMAQLQSRYSGKIVTQLNPYIAFYEAEAYHQNYEKNHPFNPYIMNVSRPKIEKVKKQFSDRLKKEARD; encoded by the coding sequence ATGAAAAATTTATTCTTAATCTTCGTGTTGTCCTTCACCATGAGCTGCAATGGCAACAGCAGTGCTTCACAGGCCGATCAGCAAGTGAGTGACCGGAACTATTCCACATTGGATACTGCTACTTTTGCCGGGGGCTGTTTCTGGTGCATTGAAGCATCCTTTGAGCAGATCATGGGGGTGAAGGAAGCTGTGTCTGGTTACGCCGGAGGGGATCCTTCCACTGCAAAATATGAACTGGTGAGTTCAGGGCGGACCGAACATACTGAGACGGTTCAAATCTACTTCGACCCGGAAGTCATTGATTACAGTACCCTTCTGGACATCTTCTTCACGGCACACGACCCCACCCAACTCAACAGACAAGGGCCTGATGTGGGCACTCAATACAGGAGCGCCATTTTTTATCACAATGAAGAGCAAAAAGAACACGCAGAAAAAAAGATGGCTCAGCTTCAGTCGCGGTATTCAGGTAAGATTGTCACCCAGCTAAACCCTTACATAGCATTTTATGAAGCAGAGGCCTACCATCAAAATTATGAGAAAAACCACCCCTTCAATCCATACATTATGAATGTCTCCAGGCCAAAGATCGAAAAGGTGAAGAAGCAATTTTCAGATCGCCTGAAAAAGGAAGCCCGAGACTGA
- a CDS encoding Dabb family protein, translated as MNKRRSFFNKSLLSLAGLSLMPTILKATQKDKVINGRFIHMVFFWLKPETDIADFQRATENFLMQVPEIVNYHLGEPAGTPREVVNNTYSVSLVVTFASKEDQDIYQKHQAHLKYIEENKDKWTDVKIFDSWGKED; from the coding sequence ATGAACAAGAGAAGATCGTTTTTTAATAAATCCTTATTATCCCTAGCGGGTTTGAGCCTTATGCCCACCATTCTAAAAGCCACACAAAAAGACAAAGTAATCAATGGCCGTTTTATCCATATGGTCTTCTTTTGGCTCAAGCCAGAGACGGATATCGCTGATTTTCAGCGGGCTACCGAAAACTTTCTAATGCAGGTACCTGAGATCGTCAACTACCATCTGGGAGAACCTGCCGGTACTCCCCGCGAAGTGGTAAACAACACCTATTCGGTCAGCCTGGTGGTCACCTTTGCCAGTAAGGAGGATCAGGATATATACCAAAAACATCAGGCCCATCTGAAGTATATCGAGGAAAATAAGGACAAGTGGACCGATGTAAAAATCTTTGATTCCTGGGGCAAGGAAGACTAG
- a CDS encoding GAF domain-containing protein, translating to MNKINDLGSRSDRNTVFSRELLAEADDEKLKMIVEEAARDLNTPIALVTLVMEHVQFFKAHYGLPQDLAAMRGTDRDISFCQFVVATGESFEVENALTDDRVPKELVEQYDIRAYMGMPVTINDTVVGSLCVLDTKPRKFTETERNDLRKLSMLVNGRLSALASRRNQSNAMLLEHAAFPALVELRGLLKPIRSGIDVGHATILELSTFLRIAERSLYGRTFSKEEMLKTLSRAKEALDKYQNGLYDITVSVDDAEDSIDALEHVFHSSTTTLLSEIAISGRELARHSTVQSGGVLLPEIEEDIFVSTPRPFGVSLLAMTLSMFASRMVNLSLHEKIRITMESGDSNAALVLEARGMPEAELLEIVKELKTHTDEDPTVSVRMEDGRVMLLFSVVKTRQ from the coding sequence ATGAATAAAATCAATGATTTAGGATCCCGATCAGACCGCAATACGGTGTTTAGTCGTGAACTTCTGGCGGAGGCCGATGATGAGAAGCTCAAGATGATCGTAGAGGAGGCCGCTCGTGACCTCAACACCCCGATAGCCCTTGTGACGCTTGTGATGGAGCATGTTCAGTTCTTCAAAGCCCACTATGGTTTACCACAGGACCTGGCGGCTATGCGAGGGACTGATAGGGACATTTCTTTTTGCCAGTTTGTGGTGGCTACAGGTGAATCTTTCGAAGTGGAAAATGCTCTTACGGATGACAGAGTTCCAAAGGAACTGGTGGAGCAATATGATATTCGTGCGTACATGGGGATGCCGGTCACCATCAATGATACGGTGGTAGGTTCACTCTGTGTACTCGATACCAAGCCCCGTAAATTCACAGAGACCGAGCGCAATGATTTAAGAAAACTATCGATGCTGGTGAATGGCAGGCTTTCAGCGCTGGCCAGTCGTAGGAATCAATCCAATGCCATGCTTTTGGAGCATGCTGCTTTTCCGGCCCTGGTAGAACTGCGGGGTCTTCTCAAACCGATCAGATCCGGAATTGACGTTGGACATGCCACCATTTTAGAATTGAGCACTTTTTTGCGAATAGCAGAGCGTTCGCTATACGGACGCACCTTCTCCAAGGAGGAGATGTTGAAGACATTGTCCCGAGCCAAGGAGGCACTGGATAAATATCAGAACGGGCTGTATGATATCACAGTAAGTGTGGATGATGCAGAGGATTCCATCGATGCCCTGGAGCACGTGTTTCATTCATCTACCACTACTTTATTATCAGAAATTGCCATCTCTGGTCGTGAGCTCGCGAGACACAGCACCGTACAAAGTGGTGGGGTGCTCTTACCTGAAATAGAGGAGGATATTTTTGTCTCCACTCCCAGACCATTCGGAGTTTCGCTGTTGGCGATGACACTCTCCATGTTTGCCTCCAGAATGGTCAATTTAAGCCTCCATGAAAAGATCCGTATCACCATGGAATCTGGTGATTCCAATGCTGCTTTGGTGCTGGAGGCCAGGGGCATGCCCGAGGCGGAACTGTTGGAGATAGTCAAAGAGCTGAAAACTCATACTGATGAGGACCCAACCGTATCTGTAAGAATGGAAGATGGCCGGGTTATGCTACTTTTCTCAGTGGTAAAAACCCGGCAATAA